The following proteins come from a genomic window of Microtus ochrogaster isolate Prairie Vole_2 chromosome 7, MicOch1.0, whole genome shotgun sequence:
- the Shmt1 gene encoding serine hydroxymethyltransferase, cytosolic isoform X1, whose protein sequence is MDITLWSSHEKMLTQPLKDSDAEVYNIIKKESNRQRVGLELIASENFASRAVLEALGSCLNNKYSEGYPGQRYYGGTEFIDELEILCQKRALQAYHLDPQCWGVNVQPYSGSPANFAVYTALVEPHGRIMGLDLPDGGHLTHGFMTDKKKISATSIFFESMPYKVHPDTGYINYDQLEENASLFHPKLIIAGTSCYSRNLDYARLRKIADDNGAYLMADMAHISGLVAAGVVPSPFEHCHVVTTTTHKTLRGCRAGMIFYRKGVRSVDPKTGKEIHYELESLINSAVFPGLQGGPHNHAIAGVAVALKQAMTTEFKIYQLQVVANCRALSEALTDLGYKIVTGGSDNHLILVDLRSKGTDGGRAEKVLEACSIACNKNTCPGDKSALRPSGLRLGTPALTSRGLLEEDFQKVAHFIHRGIELTVQIQSDMAGRATLKEFKEKLAGDEKYQSALRTLREDVENFASNFLLPGLPDF, encoded by the exons ATGGACATCACCCTGTGGTCATCTCATGAGAAGATGTTGACACAACCCCTCAAGGACAGTGACGCCGAG GTTTACAACATTATTAAAAAAGAGAGCAACCGGCAGAGGGTTGGATTGGAACTGATTGCCTCGGAGAATTTTGCCAGCAGAGCTGTGTTGGAGGCCCTGGGATCTTGCTTAAATAACAAATACTCCGAGGGTTATCCAGGCCAAAG GTATTACGGTGGGACCGAGTTCATTGATGAGCTAGAGATACTGTGTCAGAAGCGTGCTTTGCAGGCCTATCATCTGgatcctcagtgctggggagtcaATGTCCAGCCTTATTCAG GCTCCCCTGCAAACTTCGCTGTGTATACTGCCCTGGTAGAGCCCCATGGGCGAATCATGGGCTTGGACCTGCCAGATGGAGGTCATTTGACTCATGGCTTCATGACAGACAAGAAGAAGATCTCTGCTACATCTATCTTCTTTGAATCTATGCCTTAtaag GTGCACCCAGACACTGGCTACATCAACTATGACCAGCTGGAGGAGAATGCCAGCCTCTTTCACCCGAAGCTAATCATTGCAG GGACCAGCTGCTACTCTCGGAACCTGGACTATGCACGTCTGCGGAAGATTGCTGATGACAATGGGGCGTATCTCATGGCAGACATGGCACACATCAGTGGGCTGGTGGCGGCTGGTGTGGTACCCTCCCCTTTTGAACACTGCCATGTGGTGACCACCACAACGCACAAAACCTTGAGAGGCTGCCGTGCTGGTATGATATTCTACAGAAAGG GTGTACGCAGTGTGGATCCCAAGACTGGCAAAGAGATTCATTATGAACTGGAGTCACTTATCAACTCTGCTGTGTTCCCAGGCCTCCAGGGGGGTCCCCACAACCATGCCATTGCTG GTGTTGCTGTGGCCCTGAAGCAAGCCATGACCACAGAATTCAAAATCTACCAGCTCCAAGTGGTGGCCAACTGCAGGGCTCTGTCTGAGGCCCTCACAGACCTAGGCTACAAAATAGTCACAG GTGGTTCTGACAATCATTTGATCCTAGTGGATCTCCGTTCTAAGGGTACCGATGGTGGAAGGGCTGAGAAGGTACTAGAAGCCTGTTCTATTGCCTGCAACAAGAACACCTGCCCAG GTGACAAGAGCGCATTACGGCCCAGTGGACTGCGACTGGGGACCCCAGCATTGACATCCCGTGGACTTTTGGAAGAAGACTTTCAAAAAGTTGCACACTTTATCCACAGAG GGATAGAGCTGACTGTGCAGATTCAGAGCGACATGGCCGGGAGGGCCACACTGAAAGAGTTCAAGGAGAAGCTGGCGGGGGATGAGAAGTACCAGAGTGCTCTGAGGACTCTCCGGGAAGATGTGGAGAATTTTGCTTCCAACTTCTTACTACCAGGCTTGCCTGACTTCTGA
- the Shmt1 gene encoding serine hydroxymethyltransferase, cytosolic isoform X2 — protein MGLDLPDGGHLTHGFMTDKKKISATSIFFESMPYKVHPDTGYINYDQLEENASLFHPKLIIAGTSCYSRNLDYARLRKIADDNGAYLMADMAHISGLVAAGVVPSPFEHCHVVTTTTHKTLRGCRAGMIFYRKGVRSVDPKTGKEIHYELESLINSAVFPGLQGGPHNHAIAGVAVALKQAMTTEFKIYQLQVVANCRALSEALTDLGYKIVTGGSDNHLILVDLRSKGTDGGRAEKVLEACSIACNKNTCPGDKSALRPSGLRLGTPALTSRGLLEEDFQKVAHFIHRGIELTVQIQSDMAGRATLKEFKEKLAGDEKYQSALRTLREDVENFASNFLLPGLPDF, from the exons ATGGGCTTGGACCTGCCAGATGGAGGTCATTTGACTCATGGCTTCATGACAGACAAGAAGAAGATCTCTGCTACATCTATCTTCTTTGAATCTATGCCTTAtaag GTGCACCCAGACACTGGCTACATCAACTATGACCAGCTGGAGGAGAATGCCAGCCTCTTTCACCCGAAGCTAATCATTGCAG GGACCAGCTGCTACTCTCGGAACCTGGACTATGCACGTCTGCGGAAGATTGCTGATGACAATGGGGCGTATCTCATGGCAGACATGGCACACATCAGTGGGCTGGTGGCGGCTGGTGTGGTACCCTCCCCTTTTGAACACTGCCATGTGGTGACCACCACAACGCACAAAACCTTGAGAGGCTGCCGTGCTGGTATGATATTCTACAGAAAGG GTGTACGCAGTGTGGATCCCAAGACTGGCAAAGAGATTCATTATGAACTGGAGTCACTTATCAACTCTGCTGTGTTCCCAGGCCTCCAGGGGGGTCCCCACAACCATGCCATTGCTG GTGTTGCTGTGGCCCTGAAGCAAGCCATGACCACAGAATTCAAAATCTACCAGCTCCAAGTGGTGGCCAACTGCAGGGCTCTGTCTGAGGCCCTCACAGACCTAGGCTACAAAATAGTCACAG GTGGTTCTGACAATCATTTGATCCTAGTGGATCTCCGTTCTAAGGGTACCGATGGTGGAAGGGCTGAGAAGGTACTAGAAGCCTGTTCTATTGCCTGCAACAAGAACACCTGCCCAG GTGACAAGAGCGCATTACGGCCCAGTGGACTGCGACTGGGGACCCCAGCATTGACATCCCGTGGACTTTTGGAAGAAGACTTTCAAAAAGTTGCACACTTTATCCACAGAG GGATAGAGCTGACTGTGCAGATTCAGAGCGACATGGCCGGGAGGGCCACACTGAAAGAGTTCAAGGAGAAGCTGGCGGGGGATGAGAAGTACCAGAGTGCTCTGAGGACTCTCCGGGAAGATGTGGAGAATTTTGCTTCCAACTTCTTACTACCAGGCTTGCCTGACTTCTGA
- the Smcr8 gene encoding guanine nucleotide exchange protein SMCR8, whose amino-acid sequence MISAPDVVAFTKEDEYEEEPYNEPALPEEYSVPLFPYASQGANPWSKLSGAKFSRDFILISEFSEQVGPQPLLTIPNDAKVFGTFDLNYFSLRIMSVDYQASFVGHPPGSAYPKLNFVEDSKVVLGDSKEGAFAYVHHLTLYDLEARGFVRPFCMAYISADQHKIMQQFQELSAEFSKASECLKMGNRKAFAGELEKKLKDLDYTRTVLHTETEIQKKANDKGFYTSQAIEKANELANVEKSIIEHQDLLRQIRSYPRQKMKIPALHPGDTEHTQDQAAQVSTTSNPEESANADLYTCRPAYTPKLIKAKSTKCFDKKLKTLEELCDTEYFTQTLAQLSHIEHMFRGDLCYLLTSQIDRALRKQQHITNFLFEDFMEVDDRMEKQENVPSRPSQDRLPSRPVEECPIPKVLISVGSYKSSVESVLIKMEQELGDEEYKEVAAAESSNFDPQENLDYLDMDMKGSISSGESIEVLGTEKSSSVLSKSDSQASLTVPLSPHVVRSKAVSHRTISEDSIEVLSTCPSEALIPDDFKASYPSAINEEEPYADSEGAIHFEASVCPPELGETQEGSLENTPSQIDSSCSIGKASEGQLVPLPTPADTLSDEDGVVSIPPQSSRQKDQGFHVDVEMENTDPSPRDNSCEMFPAYELDPSCLLASRDVSKTSLDNYSDTASYMSSVASTSSDRTLSAHSAGLSSERHKKRAGQNALKFIRQYPFAHPAIYSLLSGRTLVVLGEDETIVRKLVTALSIFVPSYGYYAKPVKHWISSPLHIMDFQKWKLIGLQRVASPASMGTLHTLSRYSRYTSILDLDSKTLRCPLYRGTLVPRLADHRTQIKRGSTYYLHVQSMLTQLCSKAFLYTFCHHLHLPAHSEETQEAVASRQASFLKLNLGLVNEDIRVVQYLAELLKLHYMQESPETTQPLLRFDYVPSFLYKI is encoded by the exons ATGATCAGCGCCCCTGATGTGGTGGCCTTCACCAAGGAAGACGAGTACGAGGAAGAACCTTACAATGAGCCCGCCTTGCCGGAGGAATACTCAGTACCTCTCTTCCCGTATGCCAGCCAGGGGGCTAACCCCTGGTCTAAACTGTCCGGGGCCAAGTTCTCCAGGGACTTCATCCTTATTTCCGAGTTCTCTGAACAGGTGGGACCTCAGCCCTTGCTGACTATCCCCAATGACGCCAAAGTTTTTGGCACTTTTGATCTCAATTACTTCTCCTTGCGGATCATGTCAGTGGATTACCAGGCTTCATTCGTTGGTCATCCTCCTGGTTCTGCCTACCCCAAGTTGAACTTTGTGGAGGACTCCAAAGTGGTGCTGGGAGACTCTAAGGAAGGGGCCTTTGCATATGTGCACCACCTCACCTTGTATGACCTGGAGGCCCGTGGCTTTGTGAGGCCCTTTTGTATGGCTTATATCTCTGCGGACCAGCATAAAATCATGCAGCAATTCCAGGAGCTTTCGGCTGAATTTTCCAAAGCATCCGAGTGCTTGAAGATGGGTAACAGAAAGGCATTTGCCGGGGAACTTGAAAAAAAGCTGAAAGACTTGGATTATACGAGGACTGTGCTGCACACAGAAACCGAGATCCAAAAGAAAGCCAATGACAAAGGTTTTTATACATCTCAGGCAATTGAGAAAGCCAATGAACTGGCCAATGTGGAGAAGTCCATCATTGAGCATCAAGATTTGCTGAGGCAGATCCGCTCGTACCCTCGCCAGAAGATGAAGATACCTGCTTTACATCCTGGCGATACGGAGCACACCCAAGACCAGGCTGCCCAGGTCTCCACTACCTCCAACCCCGAGGAGTCAGCTAATGCAGACCTTTATACGTGCAGACCGGCTTACACCCCGAAACTCATCAAAGCAAAGTCCACCAAGTGTTTTGACAAGAAGTTGAAGACCTTGGAAGAACTCTGTGACACTGAATATTTCACTCAGACCTTGGCCCAGCTTAGCCACATTGAACACATGTTCCGGGGAGACCTATGCTACCTCCTGACCAGTCAGATTGACAGAGCACTTCGAAAACAACAGCACATAACAAATTTCCTCTTTGAAGACTTTATGGAGGTTGATGACAGGATGGAGAAACAAGAGAATGTGCCCTCTCGGCCCAGTCAGGACAGGCTGCCATCCAGGCCTGTGGAAGAATGTCCCATTCCTAAAGTGTTAATTAGTGTTGGTTCGTACAAGTCCAGTGTGGAGTCTGTTTTGATCAAGATGGAGCAGGAACTTGGAGATGAAGAATACAAGGAAGTGGCAGCAGCAGAGTCAAGCAATTTTGACCCCCAAGAAAACCTGGACTACCTGGATATGGATATGAAAGGGAGCATCAGCAGTGGGGAAAGCATCGAGGTTCTGGGCACCGAGAAGTCATCCTCTGTGCTGTCTAAATCTGACAGCCAGGCCAGCCTCACGGTGCCATTGAGCCCCCATGTAGTCCGTAGCAAGGCAGTCAGCCACAGGACGATCAGTGAGGACAGTATTGAAGTCTTAAGCACCTGCCCATCTGAGGCCCTCATTCCTGATGACTTTAAGGCCAGCTACCCAAGTGCCATTAATGAGGAAGAACCCTATGCAGATAGTGAGGGGGCCATCCATTTCGAGGCAAGTGTCTGCCCACCAGAACTGGGTGAGACTCAGGAGGGCAGCTTGGAAAATACCCCATCCCAAATAGACTCCAGCTGCTCTATTGGAAAGGCGAGTGAAGGTCAGCTGGTTCCTCTTCCCACCCCGGCTGACACTCTTTCTGATGAGGATGGTGTGGTGAGCATCCCCCCACAAAGCTCCAGGCAGAAGGACCAGGGGTTCCATGTGGACGTTGAGATGGAAAACACTGACCCTTCTCCCCGAGACAACAGCTGTGAAATGTTCCCAGCTTATGAGCTGGATCCAAGCTGCCTCCTAGCTAGCCGAGATGTTAGTAAGACAAGCCTGGATAATTACTCGGACACCGCAAGCTACATGAGCAGTGTGGCCTCTACCAGCTCAGACAGAACCCTCTCTGCTCATTCTGCTGGCCTATCCTCTGAGAGACACAAAAAGAGAGCTGGCCAGAATGCCTTAAAATTCATCCGCCAGTACCCCTTCGCCCACCCAGCTATCTACTCCCTGCTTAGTGGGAGGACACTTGTGGTCCTGGGCGAAGACGAAACCATAGTCAGGAAGCTTGTCACCGCACTGTCTATCTTTGTTCCCAGCTATGGCTACTATGCCAAGCCAGTCAAGCACTGGATTTCTTCCCCTTTGCATATTATGGATTTTCAGAAGTGGAAGCTTATTGGCCTACAGAG AGTGGCCTCCCCTGCCAGTATGGGTACCCTCCATACCCTGAGCCGTTACAGCCGCTATACAAGCATCCTGGACCTGGACAGCAAGACCCTACGCTGCCCCCTGTACAGGGGAACACTGGTGCCCCGCCTGGCCGACCATCGCACCCAGATCAAGCGAGGCAGCACATACTACCTGCACGTCCAGAGCATGCTCACCCAGCTCTGCTCCAAGGCATTCCTCTACACCTTCTGCcaccacctgcatctgcctgcccACAGTGAGGAGACACAAGAAGCCGTGGCCAGCAGACAAGCCAGCTTCCTAAAGCTCAACCTGGGACTCGTGAATGAGGACATCAGAGTGGTGCAGTACCTGGCTGAGCTGTTGAAACTGCACTACATGCAGGAGTCACCTGAGACCACCCAACCCCTGCTCAGGTTTGACTATGTCCCCAGCTTTTTGTACAAAATCTAA